In Paenibacillus guangzhouensis, a single window of DNA contains:
- a CDS encoding ABC transporter substrate-binding protein, with translation MKHKMIGKKGFILSLITLMLVLSACSSSNPSASSPVNSLSNEEKSATDSNEKKVITLSVIKSTRFLELAKEKFEAANPTIKIEIKPSYTVPEVSGRITVAVGGGINPVEVEKFVTTVNAELMNGNASDIIAVDELAYNKYAEKGLLTNLIDFMDKTNGFNQDDYFMNVLDALKYKDGLYALPYGVMTSIWFGNQERLTGLDLDPAKAWTWDEFEKKMKTLANDGSKDPLVRYLSPDKLLLEMVSKDMDKFLDVNEKKAKFQDQAFIDMLKQAKSFYDLKIISPLEQPKGPGKAIKMGESLGLKDALSLSEITTYSSLSFASMFYDKPLLYQAPTSEPKDGNSFESNMLLSINNKSENKKEAWSFLQFLISEEMQASPELEGLPVNKKASQAQIDASAANKDMKLSPEFIEAAKGLLPQLKHYSGLDPKIKKILTDETAPFFSGQKSAETVANSIQNKVSLYLEE, from the coding sequence ATGAAACATAAAATGATTGGCAAGAAAGGCTTTATTCTTAGTCTTATTACCCTTATGCTGGTGCTCTCGGCATGCAGCTCTTCAAATCCTTCTGCAAGTAGCCCAGTAAATAGTCTTTCAAATGAAGAAAAAAGTGCTACAGATTCGAATGAGAAAAAAGTAATTACGCTTTCGGTTATAAAGTCCACTCGTTTCCTTGAACTGGCAAAAGAGAAGTTTGAAGCTGCGAATCCGACGATTAAAATTGAAATCAAGCCCTCTTATACCGTACCAGAAGTCAGTGGCAGAATTACAGTTGCAGTAGGTGGCGGGATCAATCCCGTTGAGGTTGAGAAGTTTGTGACGACTGTAAATGCAGAGCTGATGAACGGCAATGCTTCTGATATTATTGCGGTTGACGAACTGGCTTACAACAAATATGCAGAAAAAGGGCTGTTAACTAATTTAATCGATTTCATGGACAAAACAAACGGCTTTAACCAAGATGACTATTTTATGAACGTATTAGACGCATTAAAGTATAAAGATGGTTTATATGCTCTGCCTTATGGCGTAATGACTAGCATATGGTTTGGCAATCAGGAACGTCTAACTGGCTTGGATCTCGATCCTGCTAAAGCATGGACGTGGGATGAGTTCGAGAAAAAAATGAAAACTCTGGCAAATGACGGCAGTAAAGATCCTCTCGTTCGCTATTTAAGCCCAGATAAACTGCTCCTTGAAATGGTTAGCAAAGATATGGACAAATTTTTGGATGTCAACGAGAAGAAAGCCAAATTTCAAGATCAAGCCTTTATCGACATGCTTAAACAAGCGAAGTCTTTTTACGATTTGAAAATTATTAGTCCACTAGAGCAACCAAAGGGGCCAGGCAAGGCGATAAAAATGGGAGAATCGCTGGGACTTAAGGATGCACTCTCTCTGTCTGAAATAACGACCTATTCAAGTCTAAGCTTCGCATCGATGTTTTACGACAAACCATTGCTTTATCAAGCTCCTACAAGCGAACCAAAAGATGGAAATTCGTTTGAGTCGAATATGCTGCTCTCGATTAATAATAAGTCGGAGAATAAAAAAGAAGCGTGGTCGTTCTTGCAATTCTTAATCTCGGAGGAGATGCAAGCCTCGCCGGAGCTGGAAGGACTGCCTGTGAATAAAAAAGCAAGTCAAGCTCAAATTGATGCTTCGGCAGCCAACAAAGATATGAAGCTGAGCCCTGAATTTATTGAAGCGGCCAAGGGACTTCTTCCGCAGTTGAAGCATTATAGTGGACTCGATCCGAAAATCAAGAAAATTTTAACCGACGAAACAGCACCATTCTTTAGCGGGCAAAAATCGGCTGAAACGGTTGCCAATAGTATTCAAAACAAAGTAAGTCTCTATCTGGAGGAATAG
- a CDS encoding ABC transporter permease: protein MRWGTFLAAIGILLMCFSSGFSEAAIMTWKQSGGSVGSNRIIMQVNAVQGNDGAPGFTNGEANKLIEAWQRKGSYKMQAEVPVQAGKRSEAVQVAGIGGKYTDFTTLWLSKGSMMTERSMSEDSNVVVLSEDLAERLFGSTDVIGMEVTIRNKKLRIIGVYQKDNHLLEWMTSGTKPEVLLPAGVLSDLLPDLRVGTIELEASDAIVSGERDVQVVLQANQLPLNSYTIQIGEHKMRLMQQLPRLLPSLTGFLVIGLSLLLMRKLLLHVFRRLRSALHTGYASDALRQERRLIWTRVTACLSLAGMVVMLWPYTRYSFYIPSEMIPERWIDLDFFKTKLFEFWSEKPVLAEQAFQFQLMESRLRSFVPILTVIGLLLGLPLFLMGIREWRLVGLSQQGQITRLFYCMAACYAFTAFTLILAGMPQVIQRGLWITVFGFCIIAAIYNQPKRKDV from the coding sequence ATGCGCTGGGGAACATTTCTAGCGGCTATCGGCATCTTGCTGATGTGCTTCAGCAGCGGGTTCTCCGAAGCGGCAATCATGACATGGAAGCAATCTGGTGGTTCGGTTGGTTCCAATAGAATTATCATGCAGGTGAACGCCGTGCAAGGCAACGATGGAGCTCCAGGGTTTACGAATGGTGAGGCGAACAAGCTTATTGAAGCTTGGCAGCGAAAGGGTTCCTATAAAATGCAGGCGGAAGTACCTGTGCAAGCAGGGAAGCGTTCCGAAGCGGTTCAAGTTGCGGGAATCGGCGGGAAATATACTGATTTTACAACGTTATGGCTATCGAAAGGCAGCATGATGACGGAGAGATCCATGTCGGAGGATTCCAATGTTGTTGTACTAAGCGAAGACTTGGCAGAACGACTCTTTGGCTCTACCGACGTCATTGGTATGGAAGTCACAATACGGAATAAAAAACTCCGAATTATAGGTGTTTATCAGAAGGATAATCATTTACTGGAATGGATGACAAGTGGCACCAAGCCGGAAGTGCTACTACCAGCAGGGGTTTTGAGCGATTTGTTGCCAGATTTGCGAGTGGGAACGATCGAGCTTGAAGCATCCGATGCCATCGTGAGCGGTGAGCGTGATGTGCAAGTGGTGCTGCAGGCAAACCAATTGCCGCTTAACAGTTATACGATTCAAATCGGGGAGCACAAAATGCGCTTGATGCAGCAATTGCCGCGTTTGCTTCCATCCTTGACGGGTTTCTTGGTTATTGGGCTATCCTTGCTTCTGATGCGTAAGCTGCTCCTACACGTATTTCGGCGTTTACGTTCAGCCTTGCACACGGGTTATGCAAGTGATGCGCTGAGACAAGAACGCCGATTGATATGGACGCGGGTCACAGCTTGTTTGAGCCTTGCAGGGATGGTGGTTATGCTATGGCCGTACACCCGTTATTCCTTCTATATTCCTTCTGAAATGATACCAGAGCGATGGATCGATTTAGATTTCTTTAAAACAAAGTTGTTCGAATTTTGGAGCGAAAAGCCTGTACTCGCTGAGCAAGCTTTTCAATTTCAGCTCATGGAGTCAAGACTTCGTTCATTTGTACCTATACTTACTGTGATCGGTCTTCTTCTTGGATTGCCGTTGTTTCTTATGGGCATTCGCGAATGGCGGCTGGTCGGTCTTTCGCAGCAAGGTCAAATCACTCGACTTTTTTATTGCATGGCCGCCTGTTACGCCTTTACGGCATTTACCTTAATACTTGCTGGAATGCCGCAGGTGATTCAGCGCGGACTATGGATTACCGTATTCGGATTTTGTATCATCGCCGCTATTTATAATCAACCCAAACGAAAGGATGTTTGA
- a CDS encoding efflux RND transporter periplasmic adaptor subunit: MAAATAEETVTSGKSTRKTTGRLIIAFILMMLVLTLMSNTLLQYSLPRITAKMPTFGGLDFKVNGSGAVESAETVKINSVQTSGPVKEVKVAVGDQVKKGQVLIEFDTKGAEEAIANEQLIYDQQQINLEKLQTSYKEAYQNGDEKLLNSIALDIESAKLTLNAQKRKINDLQKQVEQNAKLTSTVNGTVEEVLATVGMTIPPGTAAFTVTEKSMGGFVFKADVSEEQAKYLKVGQSIDITFPSLDDAVVQGKISAIETKKQEESDKSKPPSRQKEIRVALNDKRLQGGEYGDFEWKQEPDADADMKGLLIPNEAIRKSEEDGTFVYYIGEREGSLGKEYFIRKTKVVVKSSDDLNAQIKDGLNGSERIVISSNKQLKEGQRVLFAGGEGEE, from the coding sequence ATGGCAGCAGCTACTGCAGAAGAAACTGTCACTTCAGGCAAGTCAACGAGGAAAACAACAGGTCGGCTAATCATTGCTTTTATTCTGATGATGCTGGTGCTCACGTTGATGTCCAACACACTGCTTCAATATTCTTTGCCGAGGATTACCGCTAAAATGCCGACTTTTGGCGGCTTGGATTTTAAGGTGAATGGATCGGGAGCTGTTGAATCGGCAGAAACGGTCAAAATAAATTCCGTACAAACGTCAGGGCCGGTAAAAGAAGTCAAGGTAGCGGTCGGAGACCAAGTCAAAAAAGGACAAGTCTTGATTGAGTTCGATACGAAGGGTGCTGAGGAAGCGATCGCGAATGAACAGCTCATCTACGACCAGCAGCAGATTAATCTGGAAAAGCTGCAAACCAGCTACAAGGAAGCGTATCAAAACGGTGACGAAAAGCTACTAAACAGCATCGCCCTTGATATCGAAAGCGCCAAATTGACGCTTAACGCACAGAAGCGCAAAATAAATGATTTGCAGAAACAGGTCGAACAAAACGCAAAGCTCACTTCGACCGTGAACGGAACGGTTGAAGAAGTTCTGGCGACGGTTGGGATGACGATTCCTCCCGGTACAGCGGCTTTTACCGTGACAGAGAAGTCAATGGGAGGATTTGTCTTCAAAGCGGATGTGTCCGAAGAACAAGCAAAATATCTTAAGGTTGGTCAATCAATCGATATTACCTTCCCAAGCTTGGACGATGCCGTAGTTCAAGGGAAAATAAGCGCCATTGAAACCAAAAAGCAAGAAGAGTCAGACAAGTCGAAGCCTCCAAGCAGGCAGAAGGAGATTCGCGTTGCTCTGAATGACAAGCGACTTCAAGGAGGTGAGTATGGGGATTTTGAATGGAAGCAGGAACCTGATGCGGATGCCGATATGAAAGGACTTCTCATTCCTAATGAAGCGATAAGGAAAAGTGAGGAGGATGGTACGTTTGTATATTACATCGGTGAAAGGGAAGGTTCACTTGGCAAGGAATACTTCATTCGCAAAACAAAGGTGGTTGTAAAGAGTTCTGACGATCTGAATGCTCAGATCAAAGATGGCCTCAATGGAAGCGAGCGAATCGTCATATCTAGCAACAAACAGCTCAAAGAAGGCCAACGAGTATTGTTTGCAGGTGGAGAGGGAGAGGAGTGA
- a CDS encoding carbohydrate ABC transporter permease: protein MELIRRLRERKASIGSTIYKSLLTLLLLMLVVVIVFPIVITVTHSFMSPSEIKIELAPILGAKSDEENADSLVKMLSEGEYVRLHWVPFQVTLNAYYDILLRQPQFLFLFWNSMKMTIPIVAGQLIVSLLAGYAFSQLRFRLRESLFFAYIVVMLMPFQVTLVPNYIMANWMGLINSEWSIILPGIFSAFGVFLMRQFMQAVPYSYVEAARMDGAGHFTIMLTIVLPMCRSGMAALAVLAFIDHWNMVEQPLIFLKDAMKQPLSVYLSYINEGDIGIAFTASVLYMLPAILLMLYAEKELVEGVQLSGIKG from the coding sequence ATGGAACTCATAAGGCGTTTGCGAGAACGGAAAGCAAGTATTGGAAGTACGATCTACAAAAGCTTGCTAACGCTGTTGCTGCTGATGCTTGTTGTCGTTATCGTTTTTCCGATCGTCATTACGGTCACCCATTCATTCATGTCTCCAAGCGAAATAAAAATAGAGCTTGCGCCGATTTTGGGGGCAAAATCCGATGAGGAAAACGCAGACTCTCTCGTGAAGATGCTGTCTGAAGGTGAATATGTTCGCTTGCACTGGGTTCCCTTTCAAGTAACTCTGAATGCGTACTATGACATATTGCTAAGGCAGCCGCAATTTTTGTTTCTTTTTTGGAACTCCATGAAGATGACGATACCGATTGTTGCCGGGCAGCTTATTGTCTCCCTATTAGCTGGGTATGCGTTCTCTCAGCTTAGGTTTCGACTGAGAGAGTCTTTGTTCTTCGCTTATATCGTTGTGATGCTGATGCCTTTTCAGGTGACGCTTGTACCGAACTATATTATGGCGAATTGGATGGGACTGATAAACAGCGAATGGTCGATTATTTTGCCTGGCATATTTAGTGCCTTTGGCGTGTTCCTGATGCGGCAGTTTATGCAAGCTGTTCCTTACAGCTATGTGGAAGCCGCTCGTATGGATGGGGCAGGACACTTCACGATCATGTTAACCATCGTACTTCCGATGTGTCGATCCGGCATGGCGGCGCTAGCGGTGCTGGCATTTATCGATCATTGGAACATGGTGGAGCAGCCTCTTATTTTTTTAAAGGATGCTATGAAGCAGCCGTTATCTGTTTATCTCAGCTATATCAATGAAGGGGATATTGGCATTGCCTTTACGGCATCGGTCTTGTATATGCTTCCGGCGATTCTCCTTATGTTGTATGCGGAGAAAGAGCTTGTTGAAGGCGTCCAACTGTCAGGAATAAAAGGATAG
- a CDS encoding carbohydrate ABC transporter permease, with translation MFLGKIGNLRRWVVRMIRSDGTHAAIFLIPSLVGVTIFFFLPFGIGFYYSLVDTPIDGKFVGIRNYVDLLGNNSFRRAIWNTFLFTVLCVPINMLLSLLLASLLNGRVFGQRWFRIAFLSPLVIPVASIVLIWQIFFDLNGILNHWLNAWGMASKDWMEGGSALYIAIMIYVWKNVGYNMLLFLAGLQNIPIDHYEAARIDGAGRWRQWRSITLVYLTPTTFFVFIMSIINSFKVFRETYMLAGPYPHPSLYMLQHFMNNMFQQLDYQKMTSAAFMMATVIVMLVMILFMVERRFSRWL, from the coding sequence ATGTTCTTGGGAAAGATTGGTAATCTTAGACGCTGGGTTGTAAGAATGATCCGTTCGGATGGAACACATGCCGCCATATTTCTGATCCCGAGCTTGGTGGGAGTAACTATTTTTTTCTTCCTGCCGTTTGGAATCGGGTTTTATTACTCGCTGGTGGATACACCGATCGACGGGAAGTTCGTGGGGATTCGGAATTATGTTGATCTTCTTGGAAACAACTCTTTTCGCAGAGCGATATGGAACACGTTTTTGTTCACCGTCCTGTGCGTACCCATTAATATGCTGTTATCACTCCTTCTCGCTTCGTTGTTAAATGGGCGGGTGTTCGGCCAACGATGGTTTCGAATTGCGTTTTTATCGCCGCTTGTTATTCCGGTAGCATCCATTGTATTGATTTGGCAAATTTTTTTCGATTTGAATGGAATTCTGAACCATTGGTTGAATGCATGGGGCATGGCATCTAAGGATTGGATGGAGGGTGGTTCAGCGCTTTACATCGCGATCATGATCTATGTATGGAAAAATGTCGGCTATAACATGCTTTTGTTTCTCGCAGGGCTGCAAAACATTCCAATAGATCATTATGAAGCTGCGCGTATTGACGGCGCGGGAAGATGGAGGCAATGGCGATCCATTACGCTTGTCTATTTGACGCCCACGACTTTTTTCGTCTTTATTATGTCGATTATCAATTCGTTTAAGGTGTTTCGAGAAACGTATATGCTCGCTGGCCCTTACCCGCATCCTAGCTTGTATATGCTTCAGCATTTTATGAACAACATGTTTCAACAGCTGGATTATCAGAAGATGACATCGGCTGCTTTTATGATGGCGACCGTAATCGTAATGCTGGTTATGATCCTCTTTATGGTGGAACGGCGCTTTAGTCGTTGGCTCTAG
- a CDS encoding HAMP domain-containing sensor histidine kinase codes for MAVKIWTVFAAVILCLFLAVSLLMPSMLRSFFTGQIYGMIKDSQKLFAGFTVSEADGSLAIRISADGNETKSFLTVSIAKRPELEVGTNSDISAPATPSLGRTTIVHRGADINHLFFYKDKLIPMAGGIVLPDSFIQKLKLEMASQKNPSETYEGEISGQKILYIIQKSEDRQSGSLISYTWNNYREEQIGTLFRNLSLLLIALMLVSWLPCMWLARYLSKPFSVMEKQINRIAEHDWHEPFDLERKDEIGRLATAFETMRQRLVQQDQAQQSYLQNTSHELKTPVMVIHSYAQSIQDGIYPKGSIENSIETIISEAERLDKQIHSLLSLNRLQYIRSTSRQSTMKPMDIKAVLVDVVERLRYRRPELKWSVEMPIWFMSGNEEQWKVVFENIIDNQIRYASSEILISAQRSRTSRALTLEIYNDGPPMEESLLQDVFDPFKMGPHGRFGLGLAIVKQILNNIGAQIEIIHKNNGVAFRLTLPEEDAADVLGKDW; via the coding sequence ATGGCAGTAAAAATTTGGACTGTATTTGCAGCAGTCATACTCTGTCTATTTTTAGCCGTATCGCTGTTGATGCCTTCTATGCTCAGAAGTTTTTTTACCGGGCAGATCTATGGGATGATTAAAGATTCGCAAAAGCTATTCGCCGGATTTACGGTAAGCGAGGCAGATGGCAGCCTCGCCATCAGGATCTCAGCCGATGGGAACGAGACGAAATCTTTTCTTACGGTATCTATTGCTAAAAGGCCTGAGTTAGAAGTGGGCACGAACTCGGATATAAGTGCTCCGGCGACGCCATCCCTTGGTAGAACAACCATCGTACACAGAGGAGCAGATATTAATCATTTGTTTTTCTATAAGGATAAGTTAATTCCTATGGCAGGCGGCATAGTATTGCCTGATTCATTTATCCAGAAACTCAAGCTGGAGATGGCATCACAGAAGAATCCATCGGAGACTTATGAAGGGGAAATTAGCGGACAAAAAATATTATATATCATCCAAAAGTCGGAAGATCGTCAATCAGGCTCCTTAATCTCGTATACATGGAACAATTATCGGGAGGAACAAATCGGAACGTTATTCCGAAATCTCAGTCTGCTGCTGATCGCTTTAATGCTGGTTAGCTGGCTTCCGTGCATGTGGCTCGCTCGTTATTTGTCCAAGCCATTTTCCGTTATGGAAAAGCAGATTAACCGCATCGCGGAGCATGATTGGCATGAGCCATTCGATTTGGAACGGAAGGATGAAATCGGACGACTAGCAACAGCTTTTGAGACGATGCGTCAGCGGCTCGTTCAACAGGATCAAGCACAGCAATCTTATTTGCAAAATACTTCCCATGAATTAAAAACGCCGGTGATGGTGATCCACAGCTATGCTCAATCGATTCAAGACGGTATTTATCCTAAGGGATCTATTGAAAATAGTATTGAAACGATTATCTCAGAAGCAGAGCGCCTGGATAAGCAGATTCACAGCTTGCTGAGCTTGAACAGGCTGCAATACATCAGGTCCACATCCCGTCAATCAACGATGAAACCAATGGATATAAAGGCAGTGCTGGTGGATGTTGTAGAACGGCTTCGTTATCGGCGTCCGGAACTCAAATGGTCTGTTGAAATGCCCATTTGGTTTATGAGTGGAAACGAAGAACAGTGGAAGGTGGTCTTCGAAAATATTATCGACAACCAAATCCGTTATGCTTCCAGCGAAATTTTGATTTCAGCTCAGAGGAGTAGGACATCCCGGGCATTAACGTTAGAAATATACAATGACGGTCCGCCTATGGAGGAGTCACTGCTTCAGGACGTGTTCGACCCTTTTAAAATGGGACCTCATGGCAGATTCGGGCTTGGCCTGGCGATCGTTAAGCAAATTTTAAATAACATTGGAGCGCAAATCGAGATTATTCATAAAAATAACGGGGTTGCATTCAGGTTGACGCTGCCAGAGGAGGATGCTGCCGATGTTCTTGGGAAAGATTGGTAA
- a CDS encoding response regulator transcription factor — protein sequence MYTIYLVEDDMNLNQILAYYLEQEGWQVSSFMDGEEARRMIQQKPDIWILDIMLPGMDGYQLLKEIKKHNNGTPIIFISARDADLDRIVGLELGSDDYLSKPFLPRELVIRTRKLLDRVYGHLVKEIAPIHSIEIAPYVIEGQARIVKCGLDGTIDLTSKEFDLLMYFVLHIGQLIQREQVLKQVWGDDYYGTDRVVDDLIRRLRKKMPELRLETVYGSGYRLVKT from the coding sequence ATGTACACAATTTACCTTGTTGAGGATGATATGAACTTGAATCAGATTCTTGCTTATTACTTAGAGCAGGAAGGCTGGCAGGTTAGCAGTTTTATGGATGGTGAAGAAGCAAGGCGGATGATTCAGCAAAAGCCGGATATATGGATTCTGGACATTATGCTCCCTGGAATGGACGGCTATCAGTTGCTGAAAGAAATTAAAAAGCACAATAACGGCACGCCAATCATCTTTATTTCCGCCAGAGATGCTGATCTGGATAGAATTGTTGGTCTGGAGCTTGGGAGCGATGACTATTTGTCTAAACCATTTCTGCCTCGTGAACTGGTCATCCGTACCCGAAAGCTGTTGGATCGTGTCTATGGCCATCTCGTAAAGGAAATCGCACCGATTCATAGCATAGAGATCGCACCCTATGTCATCGAAGGTCAAGCTCGAATTGTGAAGTGCGGGTTGGATGGGACAATTGATCTAACATCAAAGGAGTTTGATTTGTTAATGTATTTTGTCCTTCATATCGGACAACTGATACAGCGCGAGCAGGTTTTGAAACAGGTTTGGGGAGATGACTACTACGGCACAGACCGTGTTGTCGATGATCTAATCCGGCGTTTGCGCAAAAAAATGCCGGAACTGCGGCTTGAAACCGTATACGGCTCAGGCTATAGGCTGGTGAAGACATGA
- a CDS encoding toxic anion resistance protein, which yields MSFSMEVASPAEIQAAIAQEVKPVPEEVAKLQALADSNVESIMNLDLDSLEKRKEILQSIDSFGLNTMRTSSNKNNLLQVSVGNLSKTGDDGGQVAKGLTELHMQLKDLDPSVIDFTKTGFLGKLFNPLRAYFLKYEKADAMIADIVVSLDKGKTTLKNDNTTLEIEQQALRDLTKKLQKEIELGTLMDTSIEGQIEAARARNEDPDKIRFITEEVLFPLRQRVMDMQQMMVVNQQGIMAIEVVMRNNKELIRGVDRAKNVTISALKISVTVASALYNQKIVLKKIELLNQTTNELIAGTSRMLKDQGAQIHKQSLEANINVETLKQAFTDVLAALDSISTYKQEALPKMRDTINQFRELADTGEQQIQRLEKGHRLGL from the coding sequence ATGTCATTTTCGATGGAAGTCGCAAGTCCAGCAGAGATTCAAGCCGCCATTGCGCAAGAAGTAAAGCCCGTACCGGAAGAGGTTGCTAAGCTGCAAGCATTGGCCGATTCCAATGTCGAATCCATCATGAATTTAGATCTGGATTCACTGGAGAAGCGGAAAGAAATCTTGCAATCGATTGATAGTTTCGGATTGAACACGATGCGAACCTCCTCCAATAAGAACAATTTACTACAGGTTTCCGTCGGTAATTTGTCCAAAACAGGAGATGACGGAGGCCAGGTCGCCAAAGGATTAACCGAGCTGCATATGCAATTAAAAGATCTGGACCCTAGCGTCATTGACTTTACCAAAACGGGATTCCTCGGCAAGTTATTCAATCCGTTACGCGCATATTTTCTGAAATATGAAAAAGCCGATGCGATGATTGCCGATATTGTTGTCTCATTAGACAAAGGGAAGACAACCTTGAAGAACGACAATACGACGCTCGAGATTGAACAGCAAGCGCTGCGCGATCTGACGAAGAAACTTCAGAAGGAGATCGAGCTAGGCACATTAATGGACACGTCGATCGAAGGACAGATTGAAGCAGCTCGAGCGCGGAATGAGGATCCGGACAAAATCCGATTTATTACGGAAGAAGTCCTGTTCCCTCTGCGGCAGCGGGTGATGGATATGCAGCAAATGATGGTCGTGAATCAACAAGGGATCATGGCAATTGAAGTCGTCATGCGCAACAACAAGGAATTAATACGCGGCGTCGACAGAGCGAAGAACGTCACGATCTCGGCATTGAAAATATCCGTAACCGTCGCGAGCGCCCTCTACAATCAGAAGATCGTCTTGAAGAAGATTGAGCTGCTGAATCAGACGACGAATGAGTTGATTGCGGGGACATCGCGCATGCTCAAAGACCAGGGCGCGCAAATCCATAAACAATCGTTAGAAGCGAATATCAATGTGGAGACGTTGAAGCAAGCCTTCACAGATGTGCTGGCTGCGCTGGATTCGATCAGTACCTACAAACAAGAAGCACTTCCGAAGATGCGCGATACGATCAACCAATTCCGTGAGCTCGCGGACACAGGGGAGCAGCAGATTCAGCGATTGGAGAAGGGGCATCGGTTGGGGTTATAA
- a CDS encoding vWA domain-containing protein, protein MTGKSKFLLSVFILVIVFILVYLGVNFTSNLGKTKTQVTAEDASKQLSKLYANISVTTDTPVKGQIDINPADVGETLPDISKFPITVNNTTNDFVEIFSSTEKSGTGMDSWLADVATEFNQANIQVNGKPASVKVRNIASGTAADYIKSGKYIPDAYTPSNELWGEMVKASGVKTQLISKRLVGNVPGIVISKAKYDTLVASYGSVNVKTVTEAIANNEFSMGYTDPFASSTGLNFLITALNTFDSSNILSEKAIQGFEKFQANVPFLASTTIQMRDAAKSGMLDGFVLEYQSYLNSPDLKSGYVFTPFGMRHDSPLYALGDLPQDKIDLIKKFAEFVTQDKYQKMAKEKGFNELNDYKSELGVVEGGLLSSAQKVWKEKKNGSKPIAAVFVTDVSGSMAGEPLNRLKESLLKGQKYLGKDNSIGLVSYSNDVTINLPIKKYDTTQQSMFVGAVESLQADGGTATFDGIIVALKMLQDEKAANPSMKPMIFVLSDGETNRGYSLKDIKDLIATYKVPIYTIGYNADIQALQSISSINEAASINADTDDVVYKIANLFNVQM, encoded by the coding sequence ATGACTGGGAAGAGTAAGTTTCTATTATCTGTCTTTATCTTGGTAATTGTATTTATCCTCGTCTATCTCGGGGTGAATTTCACCTCGAACTTGGGCAAAACGAAAACTCAGGTCACGGCGGAAGACGCAAGCAAGCAGCTAAGCAAGCTCTACGCGAACATTTCCGTGACGACGGATACGCCTGTAAAAGGTCAAATCGATATTAACCCCGCGGATGTAGGCGAGACGCTCCCGGATATTTCGAAGTTCCCGATTACCGTGAATAATACGACTAATGACTTTGTGGAAATTTTCTCTTCCACAGAGAAATCAGGAACCGGCATGGATAGCTGGTTAGCAGATGTGGCAACGGAGTTCAATCAGGCAAATATTCAAGTGAATGGGAAGCCAGCCTCTGTCAAAGTTCGCAATATCGCTTCCGGTACGGCGGCCGATTATATCAAATCCGGCAAATATATCCCGGATGCCTATACCCCTTCGAACGAGTTATGGGGCGAAATGGTTAAGGCGAGCGGGGTCAAAACGCAACTGATCTCCAAGCGGCTCGTGGGCAACGTTCCTGGGATCGTGATTTCCAAAGCGAAATACGATACGCTTGTCGCCTCTTATGGGTCGGTGAATGTGAAGACGGTGACGGAAGCGATCGCCAACAATGAATTCAGTATGGGGTATACAGATCCGTTCGCTAGCTCAACGGGATTGAACTTCCTAATCACAGCGCTAAATACGTTTGACAGTTCCAATATTCTTAGCGAGAAAGCGATCCAAGGCTTCGAGAAATTCCAAGCGAATGTGCCGTTTCTCGCTTCGACCACCATTCAAATGCGCGATGCAGCGAAGTCCGGGATGTTAGACGGGTTCGTCTTGGAATATCAATCTTATCTCAATTCACCCGATCTCAAGAGCGGGTACGTCTTTACGCCTTTTGGTATGAGACACGATAGTCCGCTATACGCGTTAGGCGATCTCCCGCAGGATAAAATCGATCTGATTAAGAAGTTCGCAGAATTTGTGACGCAAGACAAATATCAGAAGATGGCGAAGGAAAAAGGCTTTAATGAGCTCAATGACTATAAATCTGAACTAGGTGTTGTCGAGGGGGGACTTCTCTCTTCCGCGCAGAAAGTATGGAAAGAGAAGAAGAACGGAAGCAAGCCCATTGCTGCCGTGTTCGTTACCGATGTGTCAGGCAGCATGGCTGGCGAGCCGCTGAACCGGTTGAAGGAGTCGCTGCTGAAGGGACAGAAATATTTGGGCAAAGACAATAGTATTGGTCTGGTCTCGTATTCGAACGATGTCACGATTAATCTTCCGATTAAGAAGTATGACACGACGCAGCAATCGATGTTCGTTGGCGCGGTGGAGAGTCTGCAAGCCGATGGCGGTACAGCGACCTTCGACGGCATAATTGTTGCGTTAAAGATGCTGCAGGATGAGAAGGCCGCGAACCCATCCATGAAGCCGATGATTTTCGTGCTTAGTGACGGGGAGACCAATCGCGGTTATTCCCTCAAAGATATCAAGGATCTGATCGCAACGTACAAAGTACCGATCTACACCATTGGCTACAATGCAGATATCCAAGCGCTGCAGAGCATTTCGAGTATAAATGAAGCTGCGAGCATCAATGCCGACACGGATGATGTTGTCTATAAAATCGCGAACCTGTTCAACGTGCAAATGTAA